The following coding sequences lie in one Caldilineales bacterium genomic window:
- a CDS encoding Ig-like domain-containing protein, whose product MKVQPRLLLPSLLIFIVLIAACGPRPTPTPPPATPTAVVEELTPEPTATTGPTPTPPPTAPQIIDTEPARGAELAPDQPLAITFDRPLDENSVQLAFEPALAGETTVQGAKVLFQPAQFSYGQRFTLQLQASANGYDTGPLRLPVQMQGYLQVANTTPADANENVGAAAPLTIAFNRPVVPLGPAGDDPSLPQPLTLDPPAAGKGAWLNTSIYQFQPDPPLLAGTSYVASVAGVTDLSGSPLEATYTFSFTTDLPVVVSVLPEGNLAPPSSPITVTFSAPMDAASTEAALSVTANGEEVAGASRWSDDGRVLSFRPDGDLPLGARVEVGVSTDALAAGGAGSLRRSHSHNFGVAPFPAIIRTQPKDGDQNASLEDPVQFVFNAPILPDSIDISLSPPISATQVYSFYNEYETTFYLFFPRRALSDYTVTLAAGVKDPYGNAIAQPTTIRFRTGERRPELTLVTPGVIGAFDAYTETAVIFQSINVAQINAELYRMTPDQVANLDPQDDYDRWRNYRPAANQLIRRWTIQPDGPRNERVMTREVLLDQNGELLGPGLYYLRAESPQVNYGEYDTKPSVILVVSHYNVIIKRGRDDGLVWVTDLASGKPVADLPVTIYPWAGQPVSGRTDAEGVFEADLPVSAEPWRSTEAFMGPEDDPGWASTTASASIAAWDFSIPGELYLQPYRIHLYTDRPLYRAGDTIHFRGIIRADNDAVYSLPANLTVDVILRNPRGDVILEQTLPTDAFGAIHSDAALAAEAELGIYTLELKAGENNSAWVYVMVAAFRKPEYTVEAAASPAEVVATQPATATVQAAYYFGGAVKNAPVRWTVYSGSYTFAYEGGWSFSDYQPSAEPGPFTPTFRQPIASGLGQTDDQGRFSLDVPTDLAAEPGRTPGGSETRTIEFAITDISDQEVAGNTALVVHAAGVYAGVRPQSYVGQAGSPQTAEFIAVDALSRQPQPGQTIEAVVNLVTWRTVREKDKVGATRFVTKVDEQKVSEGTVTTGADGQAALRWTPAEPGQYLIRGVIRDELGNASRSAAFVWVAGDEYAFWPVQNNDRIELVADKKLYEVGETAQVLVPSPWQGQTTALITIERAGVFSHEVRTLATNSETLAIPIRPDYAPTVYVSVVLVAPPVGGEAPTFKLGYAQINVDPEQHLLDLSISASPNPARPGDAVTYQIQATDHEGKPVRAQLSLALVDKALLALLPDAAPGIEQTFWATRGLGVQTGVTLVASLNRVDEAQRKGAKGGGGGGEAAMAQFDVRSDFRDLAFWQADAETGDDGRLEVTVTLPDNLTTWQMAAVAATGETQVADETHELLVTKPLLIRPVLPRFVVHNDRFRAGAIVQNNTGADQTVTLTFALTGLTAQGDTTYRLEIPDGGLARVDLPVQVDDIDPTSRLVMDNVTVQMAAVAGGYTDAVEIALPVRRYSSPETVATAGIVTADEPRYEAITLPDRYDPTQGDLTVRVEPSLAAGMTAGLDYLEHYPYECTEQTVSRFLPNVFTAQALAGLGLDRPELKAKLDEQIPLGLQQLYTRQNPDGGWGWFAREQSNPYTSGYVLFGLTAAQSGGYAVDAAVMARGATYLRRQLSAPDKLQGYKLNQQAFFVFVLDRYAQVAGTERPLAEAQLLFEERERLAHYAAGYLALTLHAQAEVADTASQSQALLDAITGQALTSATGAHWEEAATDWWTMNTDTRSTAVILSALVAIQPDHPLGPNVVRWLMSARTADTWQTTHETAWALIALTDWMVATGELQGGYSWDASLNGQPLGNAAVAPDNVDEAVILHAAIGDPSTGSGQGLLANQINTLLIERTAGPNLYYSAYLRTFLPVADLQPLSRGLSIARRYTLNGDESHTEIKTANVGDVIDVELTLVVPTTMHYLLVEDPIPAGTEPVDTSFATTSQSASGPEVEKGSEGGQQPGSEPVPYWWWLPTSFQLKDDRVAMFATELLPGSYTFRYQLRASIAGEFNVLPPRGEMMYFPEVFGHGAGSAFTVTRP is encoded by the coding sequence ATGAAAGTTCAACCTCGTCTGCTCCTTCCCTCCCTCCTCATCTTCATCGTCCTCATCGCTGCCTGCGGGCCGCGCCCCACGCCCACCCCGCCCCCCGCCACCCCGACGGCGGTTGTGGAGGAGCTGACGCCCGAGCCCACCGCCACCACCGGCCCCACCCCCACCCCCCCGCCCACCGCCCCGCAAATCATCGACACCGAACCGGCGCGCGGGGCCGAACTGGCGCCCGACCAGCCGCTGGCGATCACCTTCGACCGGCCGCTGGACGAAAATAGCGTCCAACTGGCCTTCGAGCCGGCGCTGGCCGGCGAGACCACCGTGCAGGGAGCCAAAGTCCTCTTCCAGCCGGCCCAATTCAGCTACGGCCAGCGCTTCACGCTGCAACTACAGGCCAGCGCCAACGGCTACGACACCGGCCCCCTGCGCCTGCCCGTGCAGATGCAGGGCTATTTGCAGGTGGCCAACACCACCCCTGCCGACGCCAACGAGAACGTCGGCGCCGCCGCCCCGCTCACCATCGCCTTCAACCGCCCGGTCGTCCCCCTCGGCCCGGCCGGCGATGACCCCAGCCTGCCCCAGCCCCTGACCCTCGACCCGCCCGCCGCCGGCAAGGGCGCCTGGCTGAACACCAGCATCTACCAGTTCCAGCCCGACCCACCCCTGCTGGCCGGGACCAGCTACGTCGCCTCGGTGGCGGGCGTGACCGACCTGAGCGGCAGCCCGCTGGAAGCAACCTACACCTTCAGCTTCACCACCGACCTGCCCGTGGTGGTCAGCGTGCTGCCAGAAGGCAACCTGGCCCCACCATCTTCACCCATCACCGTCACCTTCAGCGCCCCCATGGATGCCGCCAGCACCGAGGCGGCGCTGAGTGTGACCGCCAATGGCGAGGAGGTGGCGGGAGCCTCGAGATGGTCGGACGATGGCCGGGTGCTGAGCTTCCGGCCGGATGGTGACCTGCCGTTGGGAGCGCGGGTCGAGGTGGGGGTCAGCACCGATGCCCTGGCCGCCGGCGGGGCCGGGTCTCTGCGCCGCAGCCACAGCCACAACTTCGGCGTCGCCCCCTTCCCGGCCATCATCCGCACCCAACCGAAGGATGGCGACCAGAACGCCTCGCTCGAAGACCCGGTGCAGTTCGTCTTCAACGCCCCCATCCTGCCCGACAGCATCGACATCAGCCTCAGCCCACCGATCAGCGCCACCCAGGTCTATTCGTTCTACAACGAGTACGAGACCACTTTCTACCTCTTCTTCCCGCGCCGCGCCCTTAGCGATTACACCGTCACTCTGGCCGCGGGCGTGAAAGACCCCTACGGCAACGCCATCGCCCAACCGACGACCATCCGCTTCCGCACCGGCGAGCGCCGGCCCGAATTGACATTGGTGACACCGGGCGTCATCGGCGCCTTCGACGCCTACACCGAAACGGCCGTCATCTTCCAGAGCATCAACGTCGCGCAGATCAACGCCGAGCTTTATCGGATGACGCCCGACCAGGTGGCAAACCTCGATCCGCAGGATGACTACGACCGCTGGCGCAACTACCGGCCGGCGGCTAACCAACTCATCCGGCGCTGGACGATCCAACCCGATGGCCCGCGCAACGAACGGGTGATGACCCGCGAGGTGCTGCTCGACCAGAACGGCGAACTGCTCGGCCCCGGCCTCTACTATCTGCGGGCCGAATCGCCGCAGGTGAATTACGGCGAATACGACACCAAACCAAGCGTGATCCTGGTCGTCAGCCACTACAACGTCATCATCAAGCGCGGGCGCGACGACGGCCTGGTGTGGGTGACAGACCTGGCCAGTGGCAAACCGGTCGCCGACCTGCCGGTGACCATCTACCCCTGGGCCGGCCAGCCGGTCTCGGGCCGCACCGATGCCGAGGGCGTGTTCGAGGCCGATCTGCCGGTCTCGGCCGAACCCTGGCGCAGCACCGAAGCCTTTATGGGGCCGGAGGACGACCCCGGTTGGGCCAGCACCACCGCCAGCGCCAGCATCGCCGCCTGGGATTTCAGCATCCCCGGCGAGCTCTACCTGCAACCCTATCGCATCCACCTCTACACCGACCGGCCGCTCTACCGCGCCGGCGACACCATCCACTTCCGCGGGATCATCCGGGCCGACAACGACGCCGTCTACAGCCTGCCGGCGAACTTGACCGTCGATGTCATCCTGCGCAATCCGCGCGGGGATGTCATCCTCGAACAGACTCTGCCCACCGACGCCTTTGGCGCCATCCATAGCGACGCCGCCCTGGCCGCCGAAGCGGAACTGGGCATCTACACCCTGGAACTGAAGGCCGGGGAGAACAACAGCGCCTGGGTTTATGTCATGGTGGCGGCCTTCCGCAAGCCAGAATACACGGTCGAGGCAGCCGCCAGCCCGGCCGAAGTGGTGGCCACCCAGCCGGCCACGGCTACGGTGCAGGCAGCCTACTATTTCGGCGGCGCCGTGAAAAACGCCCCTGTGCGCTGGACGGTCTACAGCGGCTCCTACACCTTCGCCTACGAAGGCGGCTGGTCGTTCAGCGACTACCAGCCCAGCGCCGAACCGGGGCCATTCACCCCCACCTTCCGCCAGCCCATCGCCAGCGGCCTGGGCCAGACCGATGATCAGGGCCGCTTCAGCCTGGATGTGCCCACCGATCTGGCCGCCGAACCCGGCCGGACGCCGGGCGGCTCGGAGACGCGCACGATCGAGTTCGCCATCACCGACATCAGCGACCAGGAAGTGGCCGGGAACACCGCCCTGGTCGTCCATGCCGCCGGCGTCTATGCCGGCGTGCGCCCGCAGAGCTATGTCGGGCAGGCCGGCAGCCCGCAGACGGCCGAATTCATCGCCGTAGACGCCCTCAGTCGCCAGCCTCAGCCCGGCCAGACCATCGAGGCTGTCGTCAACCTGGTGACCTGGCGCACCGTGCGCGAGAAAGACAAGGTCGGCGCCACCCGCTTCGTCACCAAAGTCGATGAGCAGAAAGTCAGCGAAGGAACCGTGACCACCGGCGCCGACGGCCAGGCCGCGCTGCGCTGGACGCCCGCCGAACCCGGCCAATACTTGATCCGCGGCGTCATCCGCGACGAATTGGGCAATGCCAGCCGCAGCGCCGCCTTTGTGTGGGTGGCGGGCGACGAGTACGCCTTCTGGCCGGTGCAGAACAACGACCGCATCGAACTGGTGGCCGACAAGAAGCTTTATGAAGTCGGCGAGACGGCCCAGGTGCTGGTTCCCTCGCCCTGGCAGGGTCAGACCACCGCCCTGATCACCATCGAACGGGCGGGCGTGTTCAGCCATGAGGTGCGGACGTTGGCCACCAACTCCGAGACGCTGGCCATCCCCATCCGGCCCGACTATGCGCCCACCGTCTATGTCTCGGTCGTGCTCGTGGCCCCGCCCGTCGGCGGCGAAGCCCCCACCTTCAAACTCGGCTACGCCCAGATCAACGTCGATCCCGAACAACACCTGCTCGACCTCTCGATCAGCGCCTCGCCCAACCCCGCCCGACCGGGCGACGCCGTCACCTATCAGATTCAGGCCACCGACCACGAGGGCAAACCCGTGCGGGCGCAACTCTCGCTGGCTTTGGTCGATAAGGCCCTGCTCGCCCTCCTGCCCGACGCCGCCCCCGGCATCGAGCAGACCTTCTGGGCCACGCGCGGCCTCGGCGTCCAGACCGGCGTCACCCTGGTGGCATCGCTCAACCGGGTGGACGAGGCCCAGCGCAAGGGGGCCAAGGGCGGCGGTGGGGGCGGCGAAGCGGCCATGGCGCAGTTCGATGTACGCAGCGACTTCCGCGACCTGGCCTTCTGGCAGGCCGACGCCGAAACCGGCGATGACGGCAGGCTGGAGGTCACGGTGACGCTGCCCGACAACCTGACCACCTGGCAGATGGCCGCAGTGGCCGCGACTGGCGAGACGCAGGTGGCCGACGAGACGCACGAGCTGCTTGTGACCAAGCCCTTGCTGATCCGGCCGGTGCTGCCGCGCTTCGTCGTCCACAACGACCGCTTCCGCGCCGGCGCCATTGTCCAGAACAACACCGGCGCCGACCAGACCGTGACCCTCACCTTCGCCCTGACCGGCCTCACCGCGCAGGGCGACACAACCTACCGCCTGGAGATCCCCGACGGCGGGCTGGCTCGCGTCGATCTGCCGGTGCAGGTGGATGACATCGACCCCACCAGCCGCCTGGTGATGGACAATGTGACGGTGCAGATGGCGGCGGTCGCTGGCGGCTATACCGACGCCGTGGAGATCGCGCTGCCCGTCCGCCGCTACAGCAGCCCAGAGACGGTGGCCACGGCCGGGATCGTCACGGCCGATGAGCCACGCTACGAGGCCATCACCCTGCCCGACCGCTACGACCCCACCCAGGGCGACCTGACCGTGCGGGTCGAGCCATCCCTGGCCGCCGGCATGACCGCCGGCCTGGACTATCTGGAGCACTATCCCTACGAATGCACCGAACAGACCGTCAGCCGCTTCCTGCCCAACGTCTTCACGGCGCAGGCGCTGGCCGGGTTGGGCCTCGACCGGCCCGAACTCAAAGCCAAGCTGGACGAGCAGATACCACTGGGCCTGCAGCAGTTGTACACCCGCCAGAACCCCGATGGCGGCTGGGGCTGGTTTGCGCGTGAGCAATCCAATCCCTACACCAGCGGCTATGTGCTCTTTGGCCTCACCGCCGCCCAGTCTGGCGGTTACGCGGTGGATGCCGCGGTGATGGCCCGCGGCGCCACCTACCTCAGGCGCCAGCTCAGCGCGCCCGACAAGCTCCAAGGCTACAAGCTCAACCAGCAGGCGTTCTTCGTCTTCGTCCTCGATCGCTATGCCCAGGTCGCGGGGACCGAGCGACCGCTGGCCGAAGCGCAACTGCTGTTCGAGGAGCGAGAACGGCTGGCCCACTATGCCGCCGGCTATCTGGCCCTGACCCTGCACGCCCAGGCCGAGGTGGCCGACACGGCCTCCCAGTCGCAGGCCCTGCTCGATGCCATCACCGGCCAGGCCCTCACCTCGGCCACTGGCGCCCACTGGGAAGAAGCGGCGACCGACTGGTGGACGATGAACACCGACACCCGCTCCACCGCCGTCATCCTCAGCGCCCTCGTCGCCATCCAACCCGACCATCCGCTCGGCCCCAACGTGGTGCGCTGGCTGATGAGCGCCCGCACAGCCGACACCTGGCAAACGACGCACGAGACGGCCTGGGCGCTGATCGCCCTCACCGATTGGATGGTCGCGACCGGCGAGTTGCAGGGTGGCTACAGTTGGGATGCCAGCCTCAACGGCCAGCCCCTGGGCAACGCCGCGGTTGCGCCCGACAACGTGGACGAGGCCGTGATCCTGCATGCGGCCATCGGCGACCCTTCGACAGGCTCAGGGCAGGGCCTGCTGGCCAACCAGATCAACACTTTGCTGATCGAGCGCACCGCCGGCCCCAACCTCTATTACAGCGCCTACCTGCGCACCTTCCTGCCCGTGGCCGACCTGCAACCGCTCAGCCGGGGCCTCAGCATCGCCCGCCGCTACACCCTGAACGGCGACGAAAGCCATACCGAGATCAAGACGGCCAACGTCGGCGATGTCATCGATGTAGAACTGACCTTAGTCGTCCCCACCACCATGCACTATCTGCTGGTCGAGGACCCCATCCCCGCCGGAACCGAACCGGTGGACACCAGCTTCGCCACCACCAGCCAGAGCGCCAGCGGCCCGGAGGTGGAGAAAGGGTCGGAGGGAGGCCAGCAGCCGGGCAGTGAGCCGGTTCCCTACTGGTGGTGGCTGCCCACCAGCTTCCAGTTGAAAGATGACAGGGTGGCCATGTTCGCCACCGAACTGCTCCCTGGCAGCTACACCTTCCGCTACCAGCTGCGCGCCAGCATCGCCGGCGAGTTCAACGTCCTGCCCCCGCGTGGCGAGATGATGTACTTCCCCGAGGTCTTCGGCCACGGCGCCGGCAGTGCATTCACCGTTACGCGACCCTAG